The stretch of DNA TCTAGAGTAGTATTAAGTAATTTTACAATTATGAAAAGATACAAATAACTTTGAATATATAAATCGTCTAAAAATGAGTGTTAAAAATAAACCTCCCGGCTCGCGGTCGCGCTTAATTTCTAATATTCTGTTTTTAATAGCAGGGTTATTTTTATTTGTTAATCTCTTTTTTCCGCAACTGTTTGGTAATCAGATTCCTCAAGTTCCCTATAGCTTGTTTATCGATCAAGTAAACGACGGCAATGTAGCAAGGGTATCGGTTGGACAGAATGAGATTATCTACGAAGTCAAAGGAGAAAATGACCAACAACCCCAAATTTTCCGCACTAACCCAATCTTTGATTTAGAACTACCACAACGTTTAGAGAGTAAAGGAGTAGAATTTGCTGCTGCACCTCCACCGAAGAATAATTGGTTAGGTAGTATTTTAAGTTGGGTAATTCCTCCCATTATTTTTGTAGCTATCTGGCAATTTTTCCTTAGTCGTAGTGCTGGTGGTGGCGCACAAGGCGCACTATCTTTTACTAAAAGTCGGGCAAAAGTCTATGTTGAAGGCGACTCAACCAAAGTTACTTTTGACGATGTAGCTGGCGTAGAAGAAGCTAAAGTTGAATTAACCGAAATTGTCGAATTTCTCAAAACACCAGAACGTTATAAAGCTATTGGCGCAAGAATTCCTAAAGGGGTGTTGTTAGTAGGGCCTCCAGGAACAGGTAAAACTCTACTTGCTAAAGCTGTTGCAGGAGAAGCTGGCGTACCTTTCTTTAGTATTTCTGGTTCAGAATTTGTCGAATTATTTGTCGGTGCTGGTGCAGCTAGAGTTAGAGATTTATTTGAACAGGCAAAACAAAAAGCTCCCTGTATTATCTTTATAGATGAGTTAGATGCGATCGGTAAATCTCGTGCTGGTAGTGGTGGTTTTGTTGGTGGTAATGATGAAAGGGAACAAACCCTCAACCAACTTCTAAGCGAAATGGATGGTTTTGCTGCTGGAGATGCCACAGTGATTGTTTTAGCTGCCACTAACCGTCCCGAAACTCTCGATCCTGCTTTGTTACGTCCAGGAAGATTTGACCGTCAAGTTTTGGTAGATCGTCCTGATTTAGCTGGTCGTCAGAAGATCTTAGAAATTTATGCAGCTAAAATTAGATTAGATGTCGATGTCGATCTTCGTCAAATTGCTACTCGTACTCCTGGTTTTGCTGGTGCAGACTTAGCTAACTTAGTTAATGAAGCTGCTTTACTTGCTGCCAGAAATAAACGAGAAACAGTAACTCAGGCAGACTTTAACGAAGCAATTGAAAGAGTAGTTGCTGGTTTAGAAAAGAAAAGCCGAGTTCTTAATGAGAAAGAGAAGAAAATCGTTGCTTATCATGAAGTTGGTCACGCCTTAGTTGGTGCAGTTATGCCTGGTGGTGGTAAAGTCGCTAAAATCTCCATCGTTCCCCGTGGGATGGCAGCTTTGGGTTATACCTTACAAATGCCTACCGAAGACCGTTTCTTAATGTCTGAATCAGAATTACGCGATCAAATTGCAACCCTTCTCGGTGGACGAGCAGCAGAAGAGGTCGTTTTTGGTAGCATTACCACAGGTGCATCAAACGATTTGCAAAGAGCTACTGATTTAGCCGAAAGAATGGTTACTACTTACGGCATGAGTAAGATTTTAGGGCCTCTAGCTTATGAAAAAGGACAGCAAAACAACTTCCTCGGTGATGGTATGATGAATCCACGTCGCATGGTAAGTGATGACACTGCCAAAGCGATCGATGAAGAAGTTAAAGAAATAGTCGAAACTGCTCATCAACAAGCTTTAGACATTCTTAACCAAAATCGTAATTTACTTGAACAAATTGCTCAACAAATCCTGGAAGTGGAAGTGATTGAAGGAGAAAAACTACAAAGTTTACTTCAACAAGCACAATTACCAGAAAAACAAATGGCTCAAGTTTAATTTTTTTGTTAAAAGTTAAGGGAGTAGAGGCACTAAATCCTTGCTCCCTTTATGCTTATCTTACTTTGATCTAATCCTATTGCCATAAATGATTATAGAACCTGTATGCCTCTTTGAAAGGGTATCTTAGAAAATCTGTAGCGCGAGGAGCATTTTTTGAAGAAGTACTATCTTACCCCTGCAACTTTGCCAAATTGGAGTAACTACTTCTCTCAAGTGGCTGTAGTTGAAAAGAATGGTATCAAAATGATTTACATAGCTGGACAAGTTGGAGTTGACAATCAAAAGAATCTAGTTGGCAACGGTAAATTACGAGACCAAGTGGAACAAACATTTAGAAATCTTCAAACAGCGTTAGAAAGTGTTGAGGCGACAATCGCAGATATTATTAAAATGAATATTTATGTGGTTAATTATCAGCCTGAAGATGCAGAGATAATTGGTGAGGTGCTACAGCAATACTTCAGTATGGGTCAACTTCCAGCAATGTCTCTGATTGGCGTACAAGCCCTAGCTGAGGAGAAATTTCTCGTAGAAGTCGATGCTGAAGCTGTGGTAAACGGTGATGGATAGATGTAGGAAGTTTTAAACATGTTTGTAGAGGCAGCAGGCTAACAAGTGCGTTGCAGCGGAATGATGTCTTTTGTGCTTGGTTCAATGCT from Stanieria cyanosphaera PCC 7437 encodes:
- a CDS encoding RidA family protein, which gives rise to MAVVEKNGIKMIYIAGQVGVDNQKNLVGNGKLRDQVEQTFRNLQTALESVEATIADIIKMNIYVVNYQPEDAEIIGEVLQQYFSMGQLPAMSLIGVQALAEEKFLVEVDAEAVVNGDG
- the ftsH4 gene encoding ATP-dependent zinc metalloprotease FtsH4, producing MSVKNKPPGSRSRLISNILFLIAGLFLFVNLFFPQLFGNQIPQVPYSLFIDQVNDGNVARVSVGQNEIIYEVKGENDQQPQIFRTNPIFDLELPQRLESKGVEFAAAPPPKNNWLGSILSWVIPPIIFVAIWQFFLSRSAGGGAQGALSFTKSRAKVYVEGDSTKVTFDDVAGVEEAKVELTEIVEFLKTPERYKAIGARIPKGVLLVGPPGTGKTLLAKAVAGEAGVPFFSISGSEFVELFVGAGAARVRDLFEQAKQKAPCIIFIDELDAIGKSRAGSGGFVGGNDEREQTLNQLLSEMDGFAAGDATVIVLAATNRPETLDPALLRPGRFDRQVLVDRPDLAGRQKILEIYAAKIRLDVDVDLRQIATRTPGFAGADLANLVNEAALLAARNKRETVTQADFNEAIERVVAGLEKKSRVLNEKEKKIVAYHEVGHALVGAVMPGGGKVAKISIVPRGMAALGYTLQMPTEDRFLMSESELRDQIATLLGGRAAEEVVFGSITTGASNDLQRATDLAERMVTTYGMSKILGPLAYEKGQQNNFLGDGMMNPRRMVSDDTAKAIDEEVKEIVETAHQQALDILNQNRNLLEQIAQQILEVEVIEGEKLQSLLQQAQLPEKQMAQV